Proteins encoded by one window of Paenibacillus sp. DCT19:
- the rnhA gene encoding ribonuclease H codes for MAKSKYYVVWEGKQPGVYSTWAECKAQTDQYTGAKYKSYESKAAAEEAYRAGWKGNWGTGAKGSSKTKAGSSGRSAGMETSEEVDYDSISVDVGTRGNPGPVEYKGVDTRTGEIIFSVGPISKGTNNLGEFLAIVHALAHLKREGSNKTVYTDSVNAMKWLKQKAVSTTLPRDASTEEIWLMIDRAEQWLRTNTYSNKVLKWQTKQWGEIKADYGRK; via the coding sequence ATGGCCAAATCTAAATATTATGTAGTCTGGGAAGGCAAACAGCCAGGTGTATACAGTACATGGGCAGAATGCAAGGCACAGACAGATCAATATACTGGGGCTAAATATAAGTCATATGAATCCAAAGCTGCGGCAGAAGAAGCGTATCGTGCAGGTTGGAAAGGCAATTGGGGCACTGGTGCTAAGGGTTCGTCCAAGACGAAGGCAGGAAGCAGTGGACGTAGTGCTGGCATGGAAACTTCAGAAGAGGTCGACTATGACAGCATTTCGGTTGATGTAGGTACACGAGGTAATCCAGGGCCGGTAGAGTATAAGGGAGTAGATACACGTACAGGTGAGATCATCTTCTCGGTTGGCCCGATCTCAAAAGGCACCAACAATCTTGGGGAATTTCTGGCGATTGTGCATGCACTGGCTCATCTTAAGAGAGAGGGCAGTAACAAAACCGTTTACACCGACTCAGTCAACGCGATGAAATGGTTGAAGCAAAAGGCGGTATCGACCACATTGCCACGAGATGCTTCGACAGAAGAGATCTGGCTTATGATTGACCGTGCAGAGCAATGGCTGCGAACCAACACATACAGCAATAAAGTACTGAAATGGCAGACCAAACAATGGGGCGAAATTAAGGCCGATTATGGCCGGAAATAA
- a CDS encoding nitroreductase codes for MEVNQLTPVAQTITDRRTIRQFKSTPVPQELLLSLLNTANWAPNHGLREPWRYIQFSGDSRHLFTEAVLDALSADDRRRYEESRRAEYAIIPLHLIVVMKEDPRPKQWIEDFGAVCSWIQSFQLAAWEQGLGVVWKTNAYQFSPNFREMAGVQPGERIVGVLHIGYPEVIPQPRPRTAAEDKLTIFN; via the coding sequence ATGGAGGTCAATCAGCTAACACCCGTAGCACAGACGATTACGGATCGCAGGACAATCAGGCAGTTCAAGAGTACTCCCGTTCCTCAGGAGCTGTTGCTGTCGTTGTTAAATACAGCCAACTGGGCACCTAATCATGGCTTGCGTGAGCCTTGGCGTTATATTCAATTCTCGGGTGATTCCCGTCATTTATTTACAGAAGCAGTACTGGATGCCCTGTCAGCCGACGACCGTCGTAGATATGAAGAGTCACGTAGAGCCGAGTATGCGATCATTCCGCTGCACTTAATTGTGGTCATGAAGGAAGACCCTCGTCCCAAACAATGGATTGAGGATTTTGGCGCAGTATGTAGCTGGATACAGAGTTTTCAGTTGGCTGCCTGGGAACAGGGACTTGGGGTTGTGTGGAAAACGAATGCGTACCAATTCTCTCCTAATTTCCGTGAGATGGCAGGGGTACAGCCAGGTGAACGCATCGTAGGTGTACTGCACATTGGTTATCCCGAAGTCATTCCTCAGCCGCGTCCGCGAACTGCTGCGGAAGACAAACTAACGATATTTAATTAG
- a CDS encoding DUF421 domain-containing protein, whose product MDWIWKSILLVLVGMLLLRIAGRKSISQMSVATTVIMISIGTTIVQPIANHELGKAIGSAAVFIATLLVVEVLQMKFNFFEKLMSGSSKIVVEDGKIIVPNLKKMRYTVDQLEMHLRQIGISSVNDLEMATVEPNGQLGYVLKRHARPVTMGDLELLLQGQNTKVEQDNNSENIFNEVSHGEHQQPVDPMLR is encoded by the coding sequence ATGGATTGGATATGGAAGTCGATCTTACTTGTACTTGTGGGCATGCTTTTATTGCGAATTGCGGGGCGGAAATCCATCTCACAGATGAGTGTTGCAACCACGGTTATTATGATTTCAATCGGAACTACAATCGTACAGCCCATTGCCAATCATGAGCTTGGCAAAGCCATTGGATCAGCAGCGGTTTTTATTGCAACTTTGCTGGTTGTGGAGGTACTTCAGATGAAGTTTAATTTTTTTGAAAAACTGATGAGTGGTAGCTCCAAGATTGTCGTCGAGGACGGCAAGATCATTGTTCCTAATCTGAAAAAAATGCGTTATACCGTGGATCAGTTAGAAATGCATCTTCGCCAGATTGGCATCTCTAGTGTCAACGATTTGGAAATGGCAACCGTAGAGCCGAACGGCCAATTGGGTTATGTATTGAAACGACATGCGCGTCCCGTCACAATGGGAGATTTGGAGCTGTTGCTACAAGGTCAGAATACCAAAGTAGAGCAGGATAATAATTCAGAAAACATTTTCAATGAAGTTAGCCATGGTGAGCATCAGCAGCCAGTTGATCCTATGCTACGCTGA
- a CDS encoding alpha/beta fold hydrolase yields MSSIYRSEEGKSCILEEYEAYVDQLGEGFTREYVETRFGQTHVLLTGPKDGKPLFILQGMNCVNPMTLSWFSSLFKDYRIIAPDTIGHPGYSEDTRISARFDSLAMWVTDLLDHYEIDQSAFIGPSFGGGIILRLATYIPDRIACSILVAPAGLIARSKMKVAQDFMLPIVTYRMTSSPNSLQKIADTVSCNCMKEVDKNIIGKIFKHVSLEQDMPKLTDREELANYTAPTLLLAGEKDIFFPGDKLIERARKIIPNVRTVKYDTGHYPSQDVLVQMNEEIKLFLQENY; encoded by the coding sequence ATGAGTTCCATTTACAGAAGTGAAGAAGGTAAGAGTTGTATTCTTGAGGAATACGAGGCATATGTAGATCAGTTGGGTGAAGGTTTTACGCGTGAGTATGTTGAGACACGTTTTGGACAGACACATGTGTTATTGACTGGTCCGAAGGACGGCAAGCCTTTATTTATTCTCCAAGGCATGAATTGTGTGAATCCGATGACGCTGTCATGGTTCTCTTCCTTATTCAAGGATTACAGAATTATCGCACCGGATACGATCGGTCACCCTGGTTATAGTGAGGATACCCGAATCTCAGCAAGGTTTGATAGCTTGGCGATGTGGGTTACGGATCTGCTAGATCACTATGAGATTGATCAAAGTGCCTTTATCGGTCCTTCCTTTGGCGGCGGAATTATTCTGAGACTGGCGACGTATATCCCGGATCGGATCGCTTGTTCCATCCTGGTTGCACCAGCGGGATTGATTGCTCGCTCCAAAATGAAAGTGGCTCAAGACTTCATGCTCCCCATTGTGACTTACCGCATGACTTCTTCACCGAATTCACTACAAAAAATTGCAGATACCGTGTCTTGTAACTGTATGAAAGAAGTAGATAAGAACATCATCGGCAAGATTTTCAAACATGTAAGTCTGGAACAGGATATGCCGAAGCTGACTGATCGCGAAGAACTGGCGAATTACACTGCTCCAACACTGCTCTTGGCAGGTGAGAAGGATATCTTTTTCCCAGGAGATAAATTGATTGAGAGAGCACGAAAGATTATCCCGAATGTGAGAACCGTCAAGTACGATACAGGACATTATCCATCCCAGGATGTGCTGGTTCAGATGAACGAGGAGATTAAGCTGTTCCTACAAGAGAATTATTAA